The genomic window CGCCATAACGGCACTCCAAACAGGAGAGATCGATCCATGAGCCTTACGCATCTCAATGCCACTCCGGCAAACCCGGACAAAACGGTCATTCTAGGCGCCGGTTTTGTCGGCGCAGCGACTGCCCGTCACCTGACGGCCGCAGGCGCTGACTGCACAGCCCTTTCCAGCAAGGACCTGGATCTTCTTGCCGATGGAGCTGCCGACAAGCTGGCAGGCCATCTGACACCGCAGACAACACTCGTTATCGTTTCCGCCCGCGCCCCGGTCAAAAACCAGCAGATGCTCATTGAAAATCTGCAAATGCTGGCGCCGATCTCTGAGGCCCTGGCCAAGGTCACCCCCGCGCACGTGGTCTATGTGAGTTCAGACGCCGTCTACAAAGACAAGGATGGCCCACTGGATGAAACCTCCTGCGCGGAACCTGGCAGCCTGCACGGGGTCATGCATCTGGCACGCGAAGTGGCTCTCGCGGACGTCGTGGGAGAAACTCCTTTCGCAGTCGTGCGCCCCAGCCTCCTCTACGGGGCAGGTGATCCCCACAACGGCTATGGCCCCAATCGCTTCCGCCGACTGTCAAACACAGGCCAGACCATCACGCTCTTCGGCGAAGGTGAAGAACGCCGCGACCACATCCACATTGATGATGTCGGCACACTGATTTCACGGATCATCCGCCAGAAGAGCACCGGCGTCCTCAACATCACAACCGGCGAAGTCGCGTCCTTCAGGGAGATTGCTGAGAAAGCCAATGCCCTTGCAGGTGGTAAATCGGCCATTGAAGGGTCACCACGTGTCGGCGAAATGCCTCACAATGGTTATCGACCGTTTGACGCGTCGGCTACATATGCGGCTTTCCCTGACTTCAAATACCTGTCGATCGACGAGGGCCTGGCCAAAGCACAGGCCGAAGCGGACAAGGACGGAAATTAAGCTGAATATCAGGTTGTCAGCCTCACGGCTTGGCACGCCCGCTGACCCATGGCATGAATTTTGGTGGCCAACCCGCCCAGCCCACTTCCAGCCCTCTATGGTGGACCCGAACAATGACTGCGCCAGCCTGCCGCTCCTGCGGCACACCACTCACCCGCACGCTTGTGGACCTCGGCAAGACACCGCTGGCAAACTCCTATGTCCCACCAGAGGACGCCGCCACCCCTGACGAATACTATCCGCTGCACGCCCGGGTCTGCGAGACCTGCTTCCTGGTGCAGGTAGACGATGTCGTGCCGCCGGAAGCCATCTTTCGTGACTACGCCTATTTTTCCAGCTTTTCCGCAGGCTGGGTTGAACACGCCCGCAAATACGCTGAGCAGGCCATCTCAAAATTTGATCTGGGTCCTGATGACCTGATTGCCGAAGTTGCTTCCAACGACGGATATCTGCTTCAGCATTTCGTCAAGGCGGGCCTGCCGGTCCTTGGCATCGACCCGGCACTTGATGCCGCCGAAGCTGCCCGAGAACGCGGCGTCAGAACAGAGACCGAGTTCTTCGGTCACGACAGCGCAACCAAGCTGCGCGGCACCTATGGTGCTGCCTCGGTCATTGCGGCCAACAACGTGCTCGCACATGTGCCGGACATAAATGACTTTGTGTCTGGCTTTTCTGCCTTGATGGCAGAGGAGGGCGTTGCGAGCTTTGAGTTCCCGCACATTCTCAATCTTCTGGAAAAAGTCCAGTTTGATACGATCTATCACGAGCACTTCTCGTATCTGTCTTTGCACGCAGTTGAGAAATGCTTCGCACGTCATGGCCTGCGCGTCTTCAACGTCGAAGAACTGCCAACCCATGGCGGCAGCCTGCGCGTCTGGGCTTGCCACTCAGCCAGCAGCCGTCAGGCAGAATCCGGGCTTGAAGCCATTCGTAAAAAAGAGTCTGACTTTGGAATTGCCACGACCCAGGCCTATGACGGGTTCCCTGCAAAGGTGGATGCCATTAAGACCGGGCTGCTTGCTTTCCTTACGAAAGCGAAGTCAGAAGGCAAGACCGTTGCGGGTTATGGCGCCGCAGCCAAGGGCAATACGCTCCTCAACTATTCCGGCGTCACTGCTGACCACATCAGCTTCGTGGTCGATGCGAACCCAATGAAACAGAACACTCTCCTGCCGGGCAGCCGCATACCCGTGCACGGGCCCGATGCACTGTCAGAGCGCAAACCAGACTATGTGCTGATTTTGCCATGGAACATTGCGGAGGAAGTCGCCACCAGCATGTCCCATATCTCCGATTGGGGTGGCCGCTTTGCCGTTGCGGTACCACAGCTGACGATACTGCCGTGATCATCACGCCAACAGCCATTGAAGGTGTGGCACACCTGGACATAGATCCGCACAGGGATGAGCGCGGATTTTTTGCGCGCTCCTATTGTCCCCAGGAGTTGGCGGACGCGGGATATGACTTCAATCTGTCGCAAGCCAATGTTTCCTACAATGCACGCAAAGGGACACTCCGCGGACTTCACTACCAGGCAGCTCCGACTCCGGACCCGAAGATCGTGAGATGTGAACGCGGATCCATCTGGGACGTCGCATTGGATCTGCGCCCTCACTCCAATACCTACCTGCAATGGACAGGTGCTGAACTCAGCGAGGCCAATGGACGCGCGCAGATCATTCCGGCCGGCTGTGCCCATGGCTTTATCAGCCTCGAAGATGACAGTCAGGTGCTCTACCTGATGGGCGCTGCCTATGTTGCGGATCTCGCCCGCGGCGTACGTTGGAATGACCCGGCATTTTCAATTGACTGGCCACTGATGCCAGAGGTGATTGGCGACCGCGACGCAAACTATCCCAACTTCGAGGTCACCTGATGCGGGTTCTTGTAACAGGGGGAAGCGGCTTTGTTGGGGCGCCAACAGTTCGACAGCTCACAGCCGCTGGCCATGAGGTCATCGCACCGTCCCACCGCAGCTATGACATTCTTGACGCATTGGGACGCGCACAGCTGATATCAGATGCCAGGGCAGACACGCTTATCCATCTCGCGTGGGAAACGCGGCATGCCTATTTTTGGGTAGCCCCTGAGAACGTGCAGTGGCGCGATGCCAGCATTGATCTGTTTCGCAGGTTTCTCGACGCAGGCGGCACGCGCATCGTGATGTCGGGAAGCTGCGCTGAATATGATTGGCAGAACGCCAGCACAGACCCTTTGCACGAAACGACAACGCCTTGCATTCCCCACATGCCCTATGGCGACGCAAAGCTTGAGACCCTTCATGCCTGTTCCGAATTCATGGATGCAGGCGCATCAATCGCGTGGGGTAGGCTCTTCTTCCTGATGGGCCCTGCTGAAAACCCGTTGCGGCTTGTCCCTGCAATTGTCCGTCCGTTGCTATCGGGCAAACGCGCCTCCATGAGTGCTGGCACCCAGATACGCGACTTCATGGATGTCGATGACGCAGCAGGAGCCTTTGTGGCTCTGGCGGCATCAAATGTCACCGGCCCCGTCAATATCGCAAGCGGTGAAGGCCTGGCCCTGCGCGAGATCGCGCAATACGCCTTTGATACCATTGCCAATGGAGAACTGGGCCTGGGCGACCTGCCCATGCGACCCGTTGACCCTCCTGTCTTGCTGGCAGACGTGGATCGACTGACGCAGGAAGTCGGGTATACACGGCAGTATGATTGGAAGAGCTCAATCGACAGATGCATTGCTTATTGGAGAACACAGGCGCCGCTCTAGGCCAGACGGCTCCAAGGCAACACGCTGGCCTAGTCGGCGTAGCCGAGTTCTTTTTCGATTGCGCCGCAAAGCATCTGCCCCAGCAGGATATGCATTTCCTGCACACGTGCCGTCGTGGCTGACGGAACAACCAGCAACGGGTCCGCAACGGCACCCAGGCTTGCACCCCCATTGCCCGTGAGCGCCGCAGCACCGATGCCTGCTGCCTTGGCGCACTTGAGCGCCTCAACCACATTGGCGCTGGTGCCTGATGTCGTGATGCCAATGGCCACGTCGCCGGGCTTGCCGATCGCTTCGATCTGCCGCGAGAACAGCTGCTCAAAGCCCAGATCATTGCCGATGGCGGTAATCGTGCTGGTGTCAGTCGTCAGTGCGATGGCCGCAATGGCAGGCCTGTTCTTGATGTATCGGACAGACAGTTCCGTTGCCAGGTGCTGGGCATCTGCCGCGCTGCCACCATTGCCAAAAAACATGAGCTTGCCGCCATTTTTCAGGCTGCTGACGCATAGCTCGAGCAACGCTTCAAACGGTTCACGCAGGTCTGCCCGCGTCGCGGCCACCACGGCGGCGTGCTCTTCCAGTTCGTCGTCAAAAAACGATGATACGTGCACTGAAGTCCAGCTCCCCTGCGCTGCCGAAGCACCGGCAACCCTGAGGGGTTCTCATACAGGGTTTTGGCTTGTAGCGCCAAGTCCTGCTGAGGAGATGGTGAACCACTCGGCCAAAAAGAGTTCGCCCGCCACGCACATGCCACGGGTCAGAAGCATGCGTATGACGGGCGAGGTCGCTTGTGCGGGATCATCCGGGGGAGGGAATGGCCCGCACAAACGGTTTGGCGGATGTCTGTTGGTCCCTACTGCCCTTGGGCAACCGAGAAGCCGGGTGTTCCATCAATCATCTGAAGCCGCTCCACATGGCACCACCGGGCAAATTTGGAGATGCGGGCCATGAGTTCAGCCATCTGCTGTTCAGGCAGATCGTCCTGCGGTGCGCGGCTTGCAAAGCGGCAGCGCCAGTGATCAGCAAAATCAGCCATCGGGACGGTTCCGGGATAAACCTTGAGACCCCGGTTCGAGATCATTGCAAGAGTGAAAGGCAGGCCCGCGGACGCCGCCTTCAGGCAGGCCGCAAGCTCAGTGGGGCTGCCGCCATATTCCACAAAGATGTCCATGCCGGCGTCAGTCCGCTTTGTCGGCGCTGAGACCGCCGTCGTCTGCGGCTTGCCTTTTGGCAGCTTTAAGGACGCTTTGGGAGCCGGCGGGCAATGCTGAGACCGTTGCCCCAGATTGCTGATGACCCGATCCGCAAAGGCGGATGTCGATCCTGCCTTCTCGTTGCGAGGCCCAGCCATGTCAGCTGTCAGGTCTTTGCCGTCCTCCAGCGTCACATATAGCGCCTGCTCGATGCGCTCGGCAGCTGCAAGTTTGCCGCCCTGGCGCAGCATCATGATTGCTGCCAGGAGAAGGGCCGTCGGATTGGCAAGACCCTTGCCAGCAATATCGGGGGCGGACCCGTGTACCGCTTCAAACATCGCCATCCGGGCACCAAGATTGGCGCTGGGGGCAAGCCCCAGTCCACCGACCAGGCCTGCTGTCAGGTCGCTGATGATGTCACCGTTCATGTTGGTGGTGCAGATCACATCGAAGTCTTCCGGCGACATCACCAGCCGGTGCGCCAGATTGT from Candidatus Phaeomarinobacter ectocarpi includes these protein-coding regions:
- a CDS encoding NAD-dependent epimerase/dehydratase family protein, which codes for MSLTHLNATPANPDKTVILGAGFVGAATARHLTAAGADCTALSSKDLDLLADGAADKLAGHLTPQTTLVIVSARAPVKNQQMLIENLQMLAPISEALAKVTPAHVVYVSSDAVYKDKDGPLDETSCAEPGSLHGVMHLAREVALADVVGETPFAVVRPSLLYGAGDPHNGYGPNRFRRLSNTGQTITLFGEGEERRDHIHIDDVGTLISRIIRQKSTGVLNITTGEVASFREIAEKANALAGGKSAIEGSPRVGEMPHNGYRPFDASATYAAFPDFKYLSIDEGLAKAQAEADKDGN
- a CDS encoding class I SAM-dependent methyltransferase; translated protein: MTAPACRSCGTPLTRTLVDLGKTPLANSYVPPEDAATPDEYYPLHARVCETCFLVQVDDVVPPEAIFRDYAYFSSFSAGWVEHARKYAEQAISKFDLGPDDLIAEVASNDGYLLQHFVKAGLPVLGIDPALDAAEAARERGVRTETEFFGHDSATKLRGTYGAASVIAANNVLAHVPDINDFVSGFSALMAEEGVASFEFPHILNLLEKVQFDTIYHEHFSYLSLHAVEKCFARHGLRVFNVEELPTHGGSLRVWACHSASSRQAESGLEAIRKKESDFGIATTQAYDGFPAKVDAIKTGLLAFLTKAKSEGKTVAGYGAAAKGNTLLNYSGVTADHISFVVDANPMKQNTLLPGSRIPVHGPDALSERKPDYVLILPWNIAEEVATSMSHISDWGGRFAVAVPQLTILP
- a CDS encoding dTDP-4-dehydrorhamnose 3,5-epimerase family protein, encoding MIITPTAIEGVAHLDIDPHRDERGFFARSYCPQELADAGYDFNLSQANVSYNARKGTLRGLHYQAAPTPDPKIVRCERGSIWDVALDLRPHSNTYLQWTGAELSEANGRAQIIPAGCAHGFISLEDDSQVLYLMGAAYVADLARGVRWNDPAFSIDWPLMPEVIGDRDANYPNFEVT
- a CDS encoding NAD-dependent epimerase/dehydratase family protein — its product is MRVLVTGGSGFVGAPTVRQLTAAGHEVIAPSHRSYDILDALGRAQLISDARADTLIHLAWETRHAYFWVAPENVQWRDASIDLFRRFLDAGGTRIVMSGSCAEYDWQNASTDPLHETTTPCIPHMPYGDAKLETLHACSEFMDAGASIAWGRLFFLMGPAENPLRLVPAIVRPLLSGKRASMSAGTQIRDFMDVDDAAGAFVALAASNVTGPVNIASGEGLALREIAQYAFDTIANGELGLGDLPMRPVDPPVLLADVDRLTQEVGYTRQYDWKSSIDRCIAYWRTQAPL
- a CDS encoding SIS domain-containing protein — encoded protein: MHVSSFFDDELEEHAAVVAATRADLREPFEALLELCVSSLKNGGKLMFFGNGGSAADAQHLATELSVRYIKNRPAIAAIALTTDTSTITAIGNDLGFEQLFSRQIEAIGKPGDVAIGITTSGTSANVVEALKCAKAAGIGAAALTGNGGASLGAVADPLLVVPSATTARVQEMHILLGQMLCGAIEKELGYAD
- a CDS encoding NADP-dependent isocitrate dehydrogenase; its protein translation is MTLNTALEHDFDELDADYVVAPETVTKRQPKLVPSALKAVALPGDGIGPEIMEATQRILVAGGARIDWTTCEAGASANAKGAASGLPGETLDEIAKAGLVLKGPLETGIGAGGKSANVTLRKHFELYANVRPARRLPGVITPYMDRNIDLVVVRENVEDLYAGIEHMQTPDVAQCLKLITRAGSTKIAEAAFALAKAEGRKRVTVASKANIMKLSEGLFKQACEDVAGKHPTIQSDHMIIDNLAHRLVMSPEDFDVICTTNMNGDIISDLTAGLVGGLGLAPSANLGARMAMFEAVHGSAPDIAGKGLANPTALLLAAIMMLRQGGKLAAAERIEQALYVTLEDGKDLTADMAGPRNEKAGSTSAFADRVISNLGQRSQHCPPAPKASLKLPKGKPQTTAVSAPTKRTDAGMDIFVEYGGSPTELAACLKAASAGLPFTLAMISNRGLKVYPGTVPMADFADHWRCRFASRAPQDDLPEQQMAELMARISKFARWCHVERLQMIDGTPGFSVAQGQ